A window of Candidatus Methylomirabilota bacterium contains these coding sequences:
- a CDS encoding GYD domain-containing protein — protein MPTYVSLLNWTGQGIKKVKETTKRSKAFLDRAGKMKVKVREIYWTMGHYDVVVIMEAPDDEAISRLMLHEGALGNVKSETLRAFSAQEMTQILKEIP, from the coding sequence ATGCCGACCTACGTCAGCCTGCTGAACTGGACAGGCCAGGGTATCAAAAAGGTGAAGGAGACGACCAAGCGGTCCAAGGCGTTCCTGGACAGGGCGGGGAAGATGAAAGTGAAGGTCAGGGAGATCTATTGGACCATGGGCCACTACGATGTCGTGGTGATTATGGAGGCTCCGGATGACGAAGCTATCAGTCGCCTGATGCTACATGAAGGCGCCTTAGGGAACGTCAAGAGCGAGACCCTCCGAGCCTTTTCGGCGCAGGAGATGACCCAGATCCTCAAAGAGATACCTTAG
- a CDS encoding methyltransferase domain-containing protein — MALDTGNLREAIQKVYSEVVRDPKKGYHFHTGPDYAADLLGYARADLAELPDSVTAPFAGVGNPLSMGQPRPGETVVDIGAGSGMDTFLAAKAVGELGRVIAVDMTDEMLECGRGNVALTGMTHVEFRKGLAEALPVDDGTVDLVISNGVINLCPDKAAVFTEAFRVLKPGGRLQIGDIIVQKDIPPAAREKIELWTA, encoded by the coding sequence ATGGCGCTAGACACGGGGAACCTTCGAGAAGCAATTCAGAAAGTGTACAGCGAGGTCGTCCGCGATCCCAAAAAGGGCTACCACTTTCACACGGGTCCGGACTACGCCGCCGATCTCCTGGGATACGCGCGGGCGGACCTGGCCGAACTGCCTGATTCGGTGACGGCGCCCTTTGCCGGCGTGGGCAATCCCCTTTCTATGGGCCAGCCGCGACCTGGTGAGACCGTGGTCGACATCGGCGCGGGGAGCGGCATGGACACTTTCCTGGCGGCGAAGGCCGTAGGCGAGTTGGGCCGAGTCATTGCCGTGGACATGACCGACGAGATGCTCGAGTGCGGTCGCGGGAACGTGGCGCTGACCGGGATGACACACGTTGAGTTTCGCAAGGGCCTCGCCGAGGCCCTGCCAGTCGACGATGGCACGGTGGACCTTGTCATCTCGAATGGCGTGATCAATCTCTGTCCCGACAAGGCTGCAGTCTTCACTGAGGCTTTCCGAGTCCTCAAACCTGGTGGCCGGCTCCAAATCGGGGACATCATCGTGCAGAAGGACATCCCGCCGGCGGCACGGGAGAAGATTGAACTCTGGACTGCTTGA